From Lawsonia intracellularis PHE/MN1-00, the proteins below share one genomic window:
- a CDS encoding formate--tetrahydrofolate ligase has product MSLSPLNYADWEIAQAAEKHMKTVYDLGKDLGLDHKEIFPYGHYMGKVDYKSVLSRLEQSSDGKYIDVTAITPTPLGEGKSTTTIGLVQGLAKRGKRSSAAIRQPSGGPTMGVKGSAAGGGLSQCIPLTQYSLGFTGDINAVMNAHNLSMVALTSRMQHERNYSDEKLYALSNMKRLDIDPTNIPMGWVMDFCCQSLRNIIIGIDGVSGKSDGYMMRSHFDIAVSSEVMAILAIAKDLKDFRQRISKIIVAYDKQGKAITTADLEVDGAMTAWMVEAINPNLIQSIEGQPIFVHAGPFANIAIGQSSVIADRLGLKLSEYHVTESGFGVDIGYEKFWNLKCHYSGLTPDAAVIVTTVRALKSHGGAPIPIPGRPLPKEYTEENVGYVEVGSANLIHHINTVKKSGVPPVVCINAFTTDTPSEIAKIRQLCELVGARVAVSKHWEYGGDGALELADAVIDACNEEKNFLPLYDWSLPLKERIEKIAFEVYGAEGVEFSEEAIYKLNKLQADNNSSDLGVCMVKTHLSLSDDPKQKGVPDHWKLHVRDIMFFGGAGFVVPIAGSITLMPGTGSNPSFRRIDVDTDTGKVKGIF; this is encoded by the coding sequence ATGTCATTAAGCCCATTGAATTATGCTGATTGGGAAATAGCCCAGGCAGCAGAAAAACATATGAAAACAGTATATGATCTTGGTAAAGATCTTGGATTGGACCATAAGGAAATATTTCCTTATGGTCATTATATGGGGAAAGTAGACTATAAGTCTGTACTTTCAAGGTTGGAGCAATCATCTGATGGAAAATATATTGATGTAACAGCTATTACCCCAACTCCTTTAGGAGAGGGAAAATCCACTACTACAATTGGATTAGTCCAAGGCCTTGCAAAACGTGGGAAGCGATCTTCTGCAGCTATACGACAGCCATCAGGAGGACCAACCATGGGGGTTAAAGGTTCTGCTGCTGGAGGCGGTCTTTCACAATGTATTCCACTTACACAATATTCTCTTGGTTTTACTGGTGATATTAATGCTGTTATGAATGCTCATAATTTATCAATGGTGGCGTTAACTTCACGTATGCAACATGAACGTAATTATAGTGATGAAAAATTGTATGCTTTATCTAATATGAAACGATTAGATATTGATCCTACAAATATACCTATGGGATGGGTAATGGATTTTTGTTGTCAATCATTACGTAATATTATTATAGGAATAGATGGGGTGAGCGGGAAATCAGACGGATATATGATGCGTTCGCATTTTGATATTGCTGTTTCGTCAGAGGTAATGGCGATTCTTGCTATTGCTAAAGATTTAAAAGATTTTAGACAACGAATTAGTAAAATTATTGTTGCATATGATAAGCAAGGAAAAGCTATTACAACAGCAGATCTTGAAGTGGATGGGGCTATGACTGCTTGGATGGTTGAAGCTATTAATCCCAATTTGATCCAATCTATAGAAGGACAACCAATTTTTGTTCATGCAGGCCCTTTTGCTAATATTGCTATTGGACAAAGCTCAGTTATTGCTGATCGTTTAGGTTTAAAATTAAGTGAATACCATGTTACTGAGTCAGGCTTTGGTGTTGATATTGGTTATGAAAAATTTTGGAATTTGAAGTGTCATTATAGTGGCCTTACTCCAGATGCTGCAGTTATTGTTACAACGGTTAGGGCATTAAAAAGTCATGGAGGCGCACCAATTCCTATTCCAGGACGTCCTCTCCCAAAAGAATATACAGAAGAAAACGTAGGGTATGTGGAAGTTGGCTCTGCAAATTTAATACACCATATTAACACAGTAAAAAAATCTGGTGTACCACCAGTAGTATGTATTAATGCATTTACAACTGATACTCCATCTGAAATTGCTAAAATTAGACAGTTATGTGAATTGGTTGGAGCAAGAGTTGCTGTTTCTAAGCATTGGGAATATGGAGGAGACGGTGCTTTAGAATTAGCGGATGCTGTGATAGATGCTTGTAATGAAGAAAAGAATTTTTTGCCATTATATGATTGGTCTCTTCCATTGAAAGAGCGTATTGAGAAAATTGCATTTGAAGTATATGGGGCTGAAGGAGTGGAGTTTTCTGAAGAAGCAATCTATAAACTAAATAAATTACAAGCAGATAACAATAGTTCCGACTTGGGTGTATGTATGGTAAAAACACACCTTTCTTTGTCTGATGATCCTAAACAAAAGGGTGTCCCTGATCATTGGAAGTTACATGTAAGAGATATCATGTTCTTTGGTGGTGCAGGATTTGTTGTACCTATTGCAGGTTCAATTACACTTATGCCAGGAACAGGTTCTAATCCATCTTTTCGTCGTATTGATGTGGATACAGATACAGGGAAAGTAAAAGGAATATTTTAA
- the folD gene encoding bifunctional methylenetetrahydrofolate dehydrogenase/methenyltetrahydrofolate cyclohydrolase FolD, which yields MAADIINGMEIRESILEELRGEVANLKRDYNVVPGLVTILVGNHPASLSYVTLKIKTAIELGFHEIQDNQSETITEEELIGIIKKYNEDPLIHGILVQLPLPSHINEGKVLHAIDPNKDVDGFHPMNLGRLVIGGNAITFLPCTPAGIQELLIRSSVETLGAEVVVIGRSNIVGRPISIMLTQKGVGGDATVTLVHTKSKNIVRHCQQADIVIAAVGVPNFVKAEWIKPGATVIDVGVNRIGFNEDTGKPILSGDVDFVNVSQVAGKITPVPGGVGPMTIAMLMRNTVRSAFFHLSL from the coding sequence ATGGCTGCAGATATTATTAATGGGATGGAAATTAGAGAATCTATTCTTGAGGAGTTACGTGGAGAGGTAGCTAATCTTAAAAGGGATTATAATGTTGTCCCAGGACTTGTTACAATCTTAGTTGGGAATCATCCAGCATCATTAAGTTATGTCACTCTTAAAATAAAAACAGCTATTGAGTTAGGTTTTCATGAAATTCAAGATAACCAGTCTGAGACAATTACAGAGGAAGAACTCATTGGTATTATTAAAAAGTATAATGAAGATCCTCTTATTCATGGGATTTTAGTTCAACTTCCTTTACCTAGTCACATTAATGAGGGGAAAGTATTACATGCGATTGATCCAAATAAGGATGTAGATGGATTTCATCCTATGAATCTTGGAAGGTTAGTTATAGGTGGTAATGCTATTACTTTTTTACCATGTACTCCTGCAGGAATCCAAGAACTTCTTATACGTTCTTCTGTAGAAACGTTAGGAGCAGAAGTTGTTGTCATTGGTAGATCAAATATTGTTGGTAGACCAATATCAATTATGCTTACTCAAAAAGGAGTAGGTGGCGATGCAACTGTAACATTGGTTCATACAAAGTCAAAAAATATTGTTAGACATTGTCAACAGGCAGATATTGTGATTGCTGCAGTAGGTGTTCCTAATTTTGTAAAAGCTGAATGGATTAAACCTGGAGCTACTGTTATTGACGTAGGTGTAAATCGTATTGGTTTTAATGAAGATACAGGGAAACCAATACTTTCAGGAGATGTGGATTTTGTTAATGTAAGTCAGGTGGCAGGAAAAATTACACCTGTACCGGGAGGGGTTGGTCCTATGACTATTGCTATGCTTATGAGGAATACTGTACGTTCAGCATTTTTCCATCTTTCTTTATGA
- a CDS encoding PFL family protein produces the protein MITGHEIISTLNMIQNENLDIRTITIGINLFDCASHDFDIFAYRVSSKIIRYATELVPICKQVEEHFGIPIINKRISVSPIGVLGASFSTEQFIKTCQLIDETAESVGVDFIGGYSALIEKGMTPGEKNLIESLPEALAVTNRVCSSINVASSLAGINMDAVALMGQKILDVASATSTANGIGCAKLVVFSNIPQDIPFMAGAYLGIGEPDVVINVGVSGPGVIKKAIDRALSTCDTCTFTELYDIIKQTAYKITRVGEIVGKEVASRLKIPFGIVDLSLAPTPSIGDSVGEIFQSMGLSSIGAPGSTAALAMLNDAIKKGGAFASSQLGGLSSAFIPVSEDASIAAAVQSNILSLEKLEAMTSVCSVGLDMIAIPGDTPASTISGIIADEMAIGVINKKTTAVRIIPVPGKKVGEKAFFGGLLGEATITPVPKGNATTFIKHGGCIPAPLSSLRN, from the coding sequence ATGATAACAGGACATGAAATTATTAGTACCCTGAATATGATACAAAATGAAAACCTTGATATTCGTACTATAACAATTGGTATAAACCTTTTCGACTGTGCTAGTCATGATTTTGATATTTTTGCTTATCGAGTTAGCTCTAAAATTATTCGTTATGCAACTGAACTTGTACCTATTTGTAAACAGGTAGAAGAACATTTTGGTATTCCCATTATAAATAAACGTATTAGTGTTAGTCCTATTGGAGTACTTGGGGCATCTTTTTCTACAGAGCAATTTATCAAAACCTGTCAACTCATTGATGAAACAGCAGAAAGTGTAGGTGTTGATTTTATTGGAGGTTATAGTGCTCTTATAGAAAAAGGAATGACTCCTGGAGAGAAAAACCTTATTGAATCACTACCTGAAGCACTTGCAGTAACTAATCGAGTATGTTCTTCTATAAATGTTGCTTCCTCTCTTGCAGGCATCAATATGGATGCAGTTGCTCTTATGGGACAAAAAATTCTTGATGTTGCATCAGCTACAAGTACAGCTAATGGTATTGGTTGTGCAAAACTTGTTGTTTTTTCAAACATTCCTCAAGATATACCTTTTATGGCTGGTGCATACTTAGGAATAGGAGAACCTGATGTTGTTATTAATGTTGGTGTTTCTGGGCCTGGAGTAATAAAAAAAGCTATTGATAGAGCTTTGTCTACTTGTGATACATGTACTTTTACTGAATTATATGATATTATTAAACAAACAGCATATAAAATAACTCGAGTTGGAGAAATCGTTGGGAAAGAGGTTGCTTCCAGATTAAAAATCCCTTTTGGTATTGTAGATCTATCATTAGCACCAACTCCTTCTATTGGAGATTCAGTTGGAGAAATCTTTCAAAGTATGGGATTATCCTCTATTGGTGCTCCAGGATCCACAGCTGCTCTTGCTATGTTAAATGATGCTATAAAAAAAGGTGGTGCTTTTGCCTCTTCACAACTTGGAGGATTATCTTCTGCCTTTATTCCTGTTTCAGAAGATGCTAGCATTGCTGCTGCAGTCCAATCAAATATATTATCCCTAGAAAAACTGGAAGCTATGACAAGTGTCTGTTCTGTAGGACTTGATATGATTGCCATCCCTGGAGATACACCTGCATCAACTATTTCAGGAATTATTGCTGATGAAATGGCTATTGGAGTAATCAATAAAAAAACAACAGCTGTTCGTATAATTCCTGTCCCAGGGAAAAAAGTTGGTGAAAAAGCTTTTTTTGGTGGATTACTTGGCGAGGCTACTATTACTCCTGTCCCTAAAGGTAATGCAACAACCTTTATTAAACATGGAGGATGTATACCAGCACCCCTCTCTAGCTTGAGAAACTAA
- a CDS encoding ACT domain-containing protein: protein MNKSVISIIGMDSPGVIYTVSDTLLKLNCMFDTVSQTVIKNQFAAIFIIIKPDRLDNHIIHQQLSNTFLQKNMDLHITIHPFHDPIPLHLSTNNSKFIVTVKGKDSINLITILSKVITQYKINIEKLVVDTDDRSQTSFVSCEITLSSLINKDALYNDLKLQLQPHSSNITIQHSQIFEAMHRIPIL, encoded by the coding sequence ATGAATAAAAGTGTTATTTCTATTATTGGAATGGACTCTCCTGGAGTTATTTATACCGTCTCTGATACATTGTTAAAACTTAACTGTATGTTTGATACCGTCAGTCAAACAGTTATTAAAAATCAATTTGCAGCTATTTTTATTATAATAAAGCCTGACAGATTAGATAATCATATTATTCATCAACAATTATCTAACACCTTTTTACAAAAAAATATGGACCTTCACATAACAATTCATCCATTTCATGATCCTATACCTTTACATCTTAGTACAAATAATTCGAAATTTATAGTGACTGTTAAGGGTAAAGACTCTATCAATCTTATTACCATATTATCAAAAGTAATAACACAATATAAGATTAATATTGAAAAACTTGTTGTTGATACAGATGATAGGTCTCAAACTTCTTTTGTTAGTTGTGAAATTACATTATCATCTTTAATAAATAAAGACGCTTTATATAATGACCTCAAACTTCAATTACAACCACATAGTAGTAATATAACTATCCAACATTCTCAAATTTTTGAAGCTATGCATCGTATACCAATACTATAA
- a CDS encoding lysophospholipid acyltransferase family protein, whose protein sequence is MRLSKKVVKPLCKILEWPLYGLYCLWCGTLQYNAINRQSVDSRTDAGLPVILCLWHDELFPLIYFRGKLKIITVVSKSKDGDILANVIQRIGLETARGSSSRGGSEALRNVIKRMKDGFCACITVDGPKGPRHKVKKGVIFLAQQTNAPIVPIRIFMEKSKKISSWDRFQLPIPFSKIHVICGDAYYVSPSLTTQEELTDQCRLLEERLNNLRL, encoded by the coding sequence ATGCGCCTATCGAAAAAGGTTGTTAAACCACTATGTAAAATATTAGAGTGGCCTCTTTATGGATTATATTGTCTATGGTGTGGGACACTTCAATATAATGCGATTAATAGGCAAAGCGTTGACTCTAGAACAGATGCTGGACTTCCGGTTATATTATGTTTATGGCATGATGAGTTATTTCCTCTCATTTATTTTAGGGGGAAATTAAAAATCATTACTGTTGTGAGTAAAAGTAAGGATGGAGATATACTAGCTAATGTTATTCAACGGATAGGGTTAGAAACAGCTCGTGGTTCTAGTTCTCGAGGTGGCTCAGAAGCATTGCGTAATGTAATTAAACGGATGAAGGATGGGTTTTGTGCTTGTATCACTGTAGATGGCCCTAAAGGACCACGGCATAAAGTTAAAAAAGGTGTAATTTTTTTGGCACAACAGACAAATGCACCTATAGTACCTATTCGAATATTTATGGAAAAGTCTAAAAAGATAAGTAGTTGGGATAGATTTCAGCTACCTATACCTTTTAGCAAAATTCACGTTATATGTGGGGATGCATATTATGTATCTCCTTCCTTAACAACTCAAGAAGAACTTACTGATCAATGTAGGTTATTAGAAGAACGTCTTAATAACCTGAGGTTATAA
- a CDS encoding pseudouridine synthase, translating into MQTKQKQIPQLLRNHTQSSTTTSIRINKALANAGVCSRRNVDKYILNGEVTINGKSVTQPGIYIHPDKDIIALHGRRVDIQLKNKKYYYLSMYKPIKVISSVKDPQNRLTVLDFIPFPWKNYRLYPVGRLDFFSEGLLLITNDGELTQRLTHPRYHISKVYHVLIRERILNTTLKNISKGITLSDGTKLPPAKVRVLSSITETNTTWLEITLQQGINRQIRRMCKELGLTILKLIRVKQGNINLSNLQPGEVRPLKNDEIKLLKKNVQLI; encoded by the coding sequence ATGCAAACAAAACAAAAACAGATACCACAACTTCTAAGAAACCATACACAATCTTCTACCACAACTAGCATCCGTATAAATAAAGCATTAGCTAATGCTGGAGTCTGCTCACGCCGTAATGTTGATAAATATATCCTAAATGGAGAGGTAACTATTAATGGGAAATCTGTCACACAACCAGGAATATACATTCATCCAGATAAAGATATTATAGCACTCCATGGACGTCGAGTAGATATTCAACTAAAAAATAAAAAATATTACTATCTATCAATGTATAAACCCATTAAAGTTATTTCTTCAGTCAAAGATCCTCAAAATCGTCTTACTGTCTTAGACTTTATTCCATTCCCATGGAAAAACTATCGCCTTTATCCTGTTGGTAGACTAGACTTTTTTTCTGAGGGCCTCTTACTTATAACAAATGATGGTGAACTCACACAACGGTTAACACATCCTCGTTATCATATATCTAAAGTTTACCATGTTCTTATTCGTGAACGTATTTTAAATACAACATTAAAAAATATATCCAAAGGGATAACGCTTTCTGATGGAACAAAGCTTCCACCCGCTAAAGTTCGTGTTCTATCTAGCATAACTGAAACTAATACAACATGGCTTGAAATAACCTTACAGCAAGGAATTAATCGTCAAATTCGTCGTATGTGTAAAGAGTTAGGCCTTACTATTCTTAAACTTATTAGAGTTAAACAAGGAAATATTAATCTATCTAATCTTCAACCAGGTGAAGTACGACCTCTTAAAAATGACGAAATTAAGTTATTAAAAAAAAATGTACAATTAATCTAA
- the murI gene encoding glutamate racemase translates to MNKSSPIGLFDSGVGGLTVLQALQNLMPNENYLYLGDTARLPYGTKSPKTVLHYAIQSASTLIERQIKLLIIACNTATAAALPLLQETFPFIPIIGVIEPSAQIACKTSLKGHVAVIATESTIQGKCYEETILRYRPEILVESKACPLFVPIVEEGWFSGPIVESIIIHYLSSLFFNRSIKDQPDCLVLGCTHYPLLSETIQKIIGNDITIVDSTVATAKLVQACIIQHNMVNPNTNLIGSTIFLTTDDKVRFARIGSLFLNTSIQEDKIEVVDLHMTNVQPNYLS, encoded by the coding sequence ATGAATAAATCTTCTCCTATTGGTTTATTTGATTCTGGTGTAGGAGGGCTAACAGTACTACAGGCTTTACAGAATCTTATGCCAAACGAGAACTATCTTTATTTAGGTGATACAGCACGTTTACCCTATGGAACAAAAAGTCCAAAAACAGTATTGCATTATGCCATACAATCAGCCTCTACTCTTATAGAACGACAAATAAAACTCTTAATTATTGCATGTAATACAGCTACAGCAGCAGCTTTACCTTTACTTCAAGAAACTTTTCCATTTATTCCAATAATCGGTGTTATTGAGCCAAGCGCCCAAATTGCTTGTAAAACTTCACTAAAAGGACATGTAGCTGTTATTGCGACAGAGTCTACTATTCAAGGGAAATGTTATGAAGAAACTATCCTTCGATATCGACCAGAGATTCTTGTAGAGAGTAAAGCATGTCCATTATTTGTTCCTATTGTGGAAGAGGGTTGGTTTAGTGGCCCTATTGTTGAATCAATCATTATACACTATCTTTCCTCTTTATTTTTTAATCGCTCAATTAAAGACCAACCCGACTGTCTTGTCTTAGGGTGCACACACTATCCTCTATTATCAGAAACTATACAAAAAATTATTGGAAATGACATAACTATTGTAGACTCCACAGTAGCAACAGCAAAACTTGTTCAAGCATGTATCATTCAACATAATATGGTAAATCCAAACACAAACCTAATTGGTTCTACTATTTTTCTTACAACTGACGATAAAGTTCGATTTGCTAGGATAGGAAGTTTATTCTTAAATACATCCATACAAGAAGATAAAATAGAAGTTGTTGACTTACATATGACTAATGTACAACCCAACTATTTATCATAA
- a CDS encoding ABC transporter ATP-binding protein, producing MIKKLFPFFFLKNQNQEKQTIIRVLQYFYPYKWAVITAFIASGIVSLSTAGIAWLIKPALDDIFIRKDVEAIVYIPIIFIILTLLKGIGRYVQNWCMSYSSFGVLEKLRQELFHKIIRLPLSFYETSQTGSLMSYVINDVGMIRQSLPAIIQAVRQFLTIGGLLYVVFTQNFSLACWALIVLPIAAFPFVMFSVALRRYGRRSAEIIAKTSSLLQELLSGIRTIKAFATEKEEIERFDIENSYISKLSLRQSTISELSSPVMELIGSIGVAIAIWYGGTEVLEDKMTPGTFFSFVAALIMLYEPVKALSNANMSLQNALAGAERIFSILDDSKLHIETGGSVLCGKEFYELTFDHVTLRYDSVSEPALNDVSLTVRTGEKIALVGPSGAGKSTFVSLIPRFYNPQAGSIFFNGRLLTEYDLVSLRQAMAIVSQEPFLFNMSIRDNIAYGQPLEVRDNIIKIQAAAVAAFADEFIDLLPDGYNTKVGERGVKLSGGQKQRITIARALLKDPSLLILDEATSSLDSESERMVQGALENLMRNRTSLIIAHRLSTILESDRIIVFEDGKIVSSGKHKELLGSCELYTRLYMMQFRTGEFQDAPIEKGC from the coding sequence ATGATAAAAAAATTATTCCCTTTTTTTTTCTTAAAGAATCAAAATCAAGAAAAACAAACTATTATAAGGGTTCTTCAATATTTTTATCCATATAAGTGGGCTGTTATAACAGCTTTTATTGCTTCAGGTATTGTTTCTTTGTCAACAGCAGGTATTGCTTGGCTTATCAAACCAGCTCTTGATGATATTTTTATTCGTAAGGATGTTGAGGCTATTGTATATATCCCTATTATTTTTATTATTTTGACTCTTCTAAAGGGTATTGGTCGGTATGTGCAAAACTGGTGTATGAGCTATAGCTCTTTTGGGGTTCTTGAAAAACTACGTCAGGAATTATTTCATAAGATTATAAGGTTACCTTTATCTTTTTATGAAACATCACAGACTGGTTCTCTTATGTCCTATGTTATTAACGATGTAGGAATGATTCGTCAGAGTTTACCAGCAATTATCCAAGCTGTAAGACAGTTTTTAACAATAGGTGGACTACTATATGTTGTTTTTACACAAAATTTTAGTTTAGCTTGTTGGGCATTAATTGTTTTACCTATTGCAGCTTTCCCCTTTGTTATGTTTAGTGTAGCATTAAGACGATATGGTCGTCGAAGTGCTGAAATTATAGCAAAGACTTCTAGTTTACTCCAGGAATTATTAAGTGGCATTAGAACTATCAAAGCTTTTGCTACTGAAAAAGAAGAGATAGAGCGTTTTGATATAGAAAATAGCTATATTTCTAAACTTAGTTTACGCCAATCAACCATTTCTGAGTTATCCTCTCCGGTTATGGAACTTATTGGTTCTATTGGTGTAGCTATAGCTATTTGGTATGGTGGAACTGAAGTTCTTGAAGATAAAATGACACCAGGAACTTTTTTTTCTTTTGTAGCTGCATTAATTATGCTTTATGAGCCAGTAAAGGCGCTAAGCAATGCCAATATGTCTTTACAAAATGCTTTAGCAGGAGCAGAGCGTATTTTTAGTATACTAGATGATTCAAAGCTGCATATAGAAACTGGAGGGAGTGTATTATGTGGAAAAGAGTTTTATGAATTAACGTTTGACCATGTAACATTACGTTATGACAGTGTTAGTGAACCTGCATTAAATGACGTAAGTCTTACTGTAAGGACTGGAGAAAAAATTGCTCTAGTTGGTCCTTCAGGAGCAGGTAAAAGTACTTTTGTAAGTTTGATACCAAGATTTTATAATCCACAGGCTGGTTCTATTTTTTTTAACGGAAGATTGTTAACAGAATATGATCTTGTCTCATTACGTCAAGCTATGGCTATAGTTTCACAAGAACCATTTTTATTTAATATGAGTATAAGAGATAACATTGCTTATGGTCAACCTTTGGAAGTTAGAGATAATATTATAAAAATTCAGGCTGCAGCAGTAGCAGCATTTGCTGATGAATTTATTGATTTACTACCTGATGGTTACAATACTAAGGTTGGTGAAAGGGGTGTGAAACTTTCAGGAGGTCAAAAACAACGTATTACGATTGCAAGAGCATTGCTTAAGGATCCTTCTTTGTTGATTCTTGATGAAGCTACAAGTTCTCTTGATTCAGAGTCTGAAAGGATGGTCCAAGGTGCATTGGAAAATCTTATGAGAAATAGAACAAGTTTAATTATAGCACATCGGCTTTCTACTATTTTAGAATCTGACCGTATTATTGTATTTGAAGATGGAAAAATTGTATCTTCTGGAAAACATAAAGAGTTGTTAGGAAGTTGTGAGTTATATACTCGTTTATATATGATGCAATTTAGAACTGGTGAGTTTCAGGATGCGCCTATCGAAAAAGGTTGTTAA
- a CDS encoding lysophospholipid acyltransferase family protein: MGDISTLTSLTYKYFPLLFHKLGLSKLRLIASILSTLSWWCLPFRRGLALRAIEKHLDVSLPTAKRLAKESFTENFLSFLESMLIPSFGFECSSLIMAQGDLLKKIQMLQRPIVATTAHLGAWELLAGLLGDFSTVTPSAVVVRNYKNTFIHEITTKLRSSRGAIVLGHRQATRSILRILHKNGTVAFLVDHNTSQKEAIFLPFLGELAAINIGPALLAIRSKALVLPLFLVRENNKYIFWVDDPLDTCLLKGNNTEKVETVASFYTEAVEKAILRTPNQWFWMHNRWKTRPSI; the protein is encoded by the coding sequence ATGGGGGATATTTCTACACTTACTTCTTTAACATATAAATATTTCCCTCTGCTATTTCATAAATTAGGTTTGTCTAAGTTACGTCTTATTGCTAGTATACTAAGTACATTATCATGGTGGTGCCTACCTTTTAGGAGAGGGTTAGCTTTAAGAGCAATAGAAAAACACTTAGATGTTTCTTTACCAACAGCAAAGCGGTTAGCAAAAGAGAGTTTTACTGAAAATTTTTTATCATTTCTTGAGAGTATGCTAATTCCTTCTTTTGGTTTTGAATGTTCTTCATTAATAATGGCTCAAGGAGATCTTTTAAAAAAAATACAAATGTTGCAAAGACCTATTGTGGCAACTACAGCACATTTGGGAGCCTGGGAGCTTTTAGCAGGTCTCCTTGGGGACTTTTCAACAGTAACCCCTAGTGCTGTTGTTGTAAGAAATTATAAAAATACATTTATACATGAGATAACAACAAAACTGCGTTCAAGTCGTGGAGCTATAGTTTTAGGACATCGTCAAGCTACACGTTCTATTTTACGTATACTGCATAAAAATGGTACAGTAGCTTTCTTAGTTGATCATAATACCAGTCAAAAGGAAGCAATTTTTTTACCTTTCTTAGGAGAGCTAGCAGCTATAAACATAGGTCCAGCATTACTTGCTATAAGGTCAAAAGCCCTTGTCCTCCCTTTGTTTCTTGTAAGAGAAAATAATAAGTATATTTTTTGGGTTGATGATCCTTTAGATACCTGTCTTCTTAAAGGGAATAATACTGAAAAAGTAGAAACAGTAGCCAGTTTTTATACAGAAGCTGTGGAAAAAGCCATTCTTCGTACTCCTAATCAATGGTTTTGGATGCATAATCGTTGGAAAACACGTCCATCTATCTAG